In a genomic window of Leptidea sinapis chromosome 14, ilLepSina1.1, whole genome shotgun sequence:
- the LOC126967860 gene encoding uncharacterized protein LOC126967860 isoform X1, with the protein MNVAKGVPLTKQEVLLLLSLVENNPVIFSKGTNAVSNKTKEDAWVRITHLFNASVESGPRKPEQLRLKWENLKKNARKRNNKIMRNNTIKADGGIAEFIPPDVALEKVSAILGESDAMYADEIENCEAARIQEVLILPHPESQESSNQNFENYSLQEKSKLRKMQEYLRKVKQKTRKIRAEELKSRIRRNNAVAEYYSQKTMRIKHEKEMSLTSDKLKSEIEQLKISKARLELDIMSMELKKRNSVI; encoded by the exons ATGAACGTT gCCAAAGGAGTTCCACTAACGAAGCAGGAGGTCTTGTTGTTACTAAGCCTCGTGGAAAATAACCCAGTTATCTTCTCGAAGGGCACTAATGCCGTTAGTAATAAAACAAAGGAAGATGCATGGGTCAGAATTACGCACCTTTTCAATGCCAGTGTTGAAAGTGGACCTAGGAAACCAGAACAACTGCGTCTGAAATGGGAAAACCTTAAGAAGAATGCTCggaaaagaaataataaaataatgcggAATAATACTATAAAG GCCGATGGTGGCATTGCCGAGTTCATACCACCTGATGTAGCACTTGAAAAAGTTTCCGCCATTTTAGGAGAATCAGACGCAATGTATGCTGACGAAATTGAAAACTGTGAAGCCGCAAGAATCCAAGAAGTATTAATACTACCTCATCCGGAATCTCAAGAGTCTTCTAACCAAAACTTCGAAAATTATTCCTTGCAAGAGAAATCAAAATTACGTAAAATGCAGGAATATTTGCGCAAAG tcAAACAAAAAACTAGAAAAATAAGAGCAGAAGAATTAAAGAGTCGCATCAGAAGAAACAATGCTGTGGCAGAATATTACTCGCAGAAAACAATGAGGATTAAACATGAAAAAGAAATGTCTTTAACTAGTGATAAATTGAAATCAGAAATAGAACAATTGAAGATTAGTAAAGCTAGGTTAGAATTAGACATAATGAGTATGGAACTAAAGAAACGCAATTCtgtaatatga
- the LOC126967860 gene encoding uncharacterized protein LOC126967860 isoform X2: protein MNVAKGVPLTKQEVLLLLSLVENNPVIFSKGTNAVSNKTKEDAWVRITHLFNASVESGPRKPEQLRLKWENLKKNARKRNNKIMRNNTIKADGGIAEFIPPDVALEKVSAILGESDAMYADEIENCEAARIQEVLILPHPESQESSNQNFENYSLQEKSKLLKQKTRKIRAEELKSRIRRNNAVAEYYSQKTMRIKHEKEMSLTSDKLKSEIEQLKISKARLELDIMSMELKKRNSVI, encoded by the exons ATGAACGTT gCCAAAGGAGTTCCACTAACGAAGCAGGAGGTCTTGTTGTTACTAAGCCTCGTGGAAAATAACCCAGTTATCTTCTCGAAGGGCACTAATGCCGTTAGTAATAAAACAAAGGAAGATGCATGGGTCAGAATTACGCACCTTTTCAATGCCAGTGTTGAAAGTGGACCTAGGAAACCAGAACAACTGCGTCTGAAATGGGAAAACCTTAAGAAGAATGCTCggaaaagaaataataaaataatgcggAATAATACTATAAAG GCCGATGGTGGCATTGCCGAGTTCATACCACCTGATGTAGCACTTGAAAAAGTTTCCGCCATTTTAGGAGAATCAGACGCAATGTATGCTGACGAAATTGAAAACTGTGAAGCCGCAAGAATCCAAGAAGTATTAATACTACCTCATCCGGAATCTCAAGAGTCTTCTAACCAAAACTTCGAAAATTATTCCTTGCAAGAGAAATCAAAATTAC tcAAACAAAAAACTAGAAAAATAAGAGCAGAAGAATTAAAGAGTCGCATCAGAAGAAACAATGCTGTGGCAGAATATTACTCGCAGAAAACAATGAGGATTAAACATGAAAAAGAAATGTCTTTAACTAGTGATAAATTGAAATCAGAAATAGAACAATTGAAGATTAGTAAAGCTAGGTTAGAATTAGACATAATGAGTATGGAACTAAAGAAACGCAATTCtgtaatatga
- the LOC126968140 gene encoding pre-mRNA-splicing factor 38, giving the protein MANRTVKDAKSIRGTNPQYLIEKIIRSRIYDSKYWKEECFALTAELLVDKAMELRYIGGVHGGFIYPTPFLCLVLKMLQIQPEKDIVVEFIKNEEFKYVRALGAFYMRLTGTSVDCYKYLEPLYNDNRKLRRQNRQGQYELVHMDEFIDELLREERLCDVILPRIQKRSVLEENNELEPKISALDDDLDDEIPSDEDNIDVDTKENRREKTKKDKDRKRDRSHDRERHDKERKRERSRSRDRERRRERDRERERDRDRPRERDREKERRDRHDTERRRDRGRY; this is encoded by the exons ATGGCGAATAGGACAGTTAAGGATGCAAAGTCAATCCGTGGAACAAACCCTcaatatttaatagaaaaaattatCAGATCCCGTATATACGATTCGAAGTATTGGAAAGAAGAATGTTTTGCATTAACAGCAGAATTACTTGTGGACAAGGCCATGGAATTACGATACATTGGGGGCGTCCACGGCGGTTTTATTTATCCCACACCGTTTTTATGTTTagtattaaaaatgcttcaaatacaGCCCGAAAAAGACATTGTCGTCGAGtttataaaaaatgaagaaTTCAAGTATGTGCGTGCATTGGGTGCTTTTTACATGAGGTTAACTGGAACTTCAGTTGATTGTTATAAATATCTTGAACCGCTTTATAATGATAATAGAAAACTCAGGCGACAGAATCGTCAGGGACAATACGAATTAGTCCATATGGATGAGTTTATAGATGAACTGTTACGAGAAGAACGCTTGTGTGATGTTATATTACCCAGGATTCAAAAGAGGAGTGTACTGGAAGAGAATAATGAATTGGAACCCAAAATTTCGGCATTAGATGATGATTTGGATGATGAAATACCTTCAGATGAAGATAATATTGATGTTGATACTAAAGAAAATAGGCGGGAGAAGACTAAAAAGGATAAGGACAGAAAAAGAGACAG atCCCATGATCGTGAAAGACATGATAAGGAAAGAAAACGAGAACGTTCTAGGAGCAGAGACCGTGAGCGAAGAAGAGAAAGAGATCGTGAGAGGGAGAGAGATAGGGACCGTCCGAGGGAAAGAGATAGGGAGAAGGAACGAAGGGATAGGCATGACACAGAAAGACGTAGGGACAGGggaagatattaa